A window from Aminiphilus circumscriptus DSM 16581 encodes these proteins:
- a CDS encoding ABC transporter substrate-binding protein, giving the protein MKNGMKKSVFAVLVSVLVFGLCSIGWAKDTLVVADQYDATTMDPIRHNDMPSARACHSIYDTLVFLNSDGTVRAGLAESWEFPSDTAYKMHLRKDVVFHNGEKMTAKDVKYSLERATTDLGASIKTYSQNLDNVEIVDDYTVIIHLKHPDYSFFPSLSHSWGSILNQKAVEEAGDNYGMQPVGTGPFKFVSWQKGNKYVLERFDAYWGPKAGVAKLEVRSIPEPTSRAIELETGGVDIAYPITTNDIKRIEENKNLVLYRVPQTSVTYMGFNLSKKPFDDVRVRKAIDLALDTVGIQAAVYRGVGKVPTSLVPGAVKYSIDSELPKHEQDVEAAKKLLEEAGMKDLRMEIWTNERKERVDSATIIQAQLQEIGITSEIKVLEWGAYLSGLQEKKHDMFLLGWVSTVPDPNFAVSGLLESTSGTNFTFTSDAKLDEYLAKGRGTPDGEERAKIYKELQLYINELHPMVYIHNDESIAGAQKNVKGFEIRGNEVHSFRQASIEE; this is encoded by the coding sequence ATGAAGAACGGAATGAAGAAAAGCGTTTTCGCAGTACTGGTCTCTGTTCTCGTCTTCGGTCTTTGCAGCATCGGGTGGGCCAAGGACACCCTCGTCGTGGCGGATCAGTACGATGCCACGACCATGGATCCCATCCGTCACAACGATATGCCGAGTGCCCGAGCGTGCCATTCCATCTACGACACGCTGGTCTTCCTTAACAGTGACGGGACGGTTCGCGCCGGACTCGCGGAATCCTGGGAATTTCCGTCGGACACGGCCTACAAGATGCATCTTCGCAAGGACGTGGTGTTTCACAACGGAGAGAAGATGACCGCCAAGGATGTGAAATACTCCCTGGAGCGGGCCACCACGGATCTCGGAGCGTCCATCAAGACCTACTCCCAGAACCTCGACAACGTGGAGATCGTGGACGACTACACGGTGATCATTCACCTGAAGCACCCGGACTACTCCTTCTTCCCCTCCCTCAGCCACAGTTGGGGTTCCATCCTCAACCAGAAGGCCGTGGAGGAGGCGGGGGACAACTACGGCATGCAGCCCGTGGGAACCGGGCCTTTCAAGTTCGTGAGCTGGCAGAAGGGGAACAAGTACGTTCTCGAGCGTTTCGACGCGTACTGGGGTCCCAAGGCGGGGGTCGCGAAGCTCGAAGTCCGCTCCATACCGGAACCCACGAGCCGCGCCATCGAGCTCGAAACCGGCGGAGTTGATATCGCCTACCCCATCACCACGAACGACATCAAGCGTATCGAAGAGAATAAAAACCTGGTGCTCTACCGGGTACCCCAGACGTCCGTGACCTACATGGGGTTCAACCTCTCCAAGAAGCCCTTCGACGATGTGCGCGTCCGCAAGGCCATCGATCTGGCGTTGGACACCGTGGGCATTCAGGCGGCGGTGTATCGCGGAGTCGGCAAAGTGCCCACGTCCCTTGTCCCCGGAGCGGTGAAATACTCCATCGATTCCGAGCTTCCCAAGCACGAGCAGGATGTGGAAGCGGCCAAAAAGCTCCTGGAAGAAGCGGGCATGAAGGATCTCCGCATGGAAATCTGGACGAACGAGCGGAAGGAGCGCGTGGATTCCGCCACCATCATCCAAGCACAGCTGCAGGAAATCGGCATCACGTCGGAGATCAAGGTGTTGGAGTGGGGAGCCTACCTCAGCGGCTTGCAGGAGAAGAAGCATGACATGTTCCTGCTCGGCTGGGTTTCCACCGTGCCGGATCCCAATTTCGCCGTTTCGGGGCTTCTCGAGTCCACCTCGGGAACGAACTTCACCTTCACCAGTGACGCGAAGCTCGACGAATACCTCGCCAAGGGGCGCGGCACGCCGGACGGAGAGGAACGCGCCAAAATCTACAAGGAGCTCCAGCTCTACATCAACGAGCTGCATCCCATGGTGTACATCCACAACGACGAATCCATCGCGGGAGCCCAGAAAAACGTGAAGGGCTTCGAGATCCGCGGCAACGAGGTGCACTCTTTCCGGCAGGCCTCCATCGAGGAGTAA
- a CDS encoding iron-containing alcohol dehydrogenase: MRDFTYENPTKIVFGRGAELAAGAEAAHLAKKVLLHYGGGSVKRSGLLDRIRGSLEEAGLAAVELGGVQPNPRLSLVEEGIALCRREGVDLILAVGGGSVIDSAKGIALGVPYDGPVWNFYDETAVPERALPVGVVLTIPAAGSETSPTSVVTNEKGWYKRSCKGTILRPRFALLNPELTFSLPADQTRYGAMDMLAHVLERYFTNDRDVELTDRLCEGTMKTILANLPRALAKPDDYAARAELMWSATNAHSGILDTGRLGDWGSHKIEHELSAIYDVPHGAGLAAVFPAWMRFVLSHDVPRFAQFAHRVMDVDMNPFDLEDTALEGIRRLEAWIRGCGLPLTLAELGVPADRLEEMAAKAVEKGPVGAFVPLGKDEVLAILNSLR; encoded by the coding sequence ATGAGAGACTTCACCTACGAAAATCCCACGAAAATCGTCTTCGGCCGCGGCGCGGAACTCGCCGCCGGAGCCGAGGCGGCGCACCTCGCGAAAAAAGTGCTGCTCCACTACGGCGGCGGCAGCGTCAAACGAAGCGGCCTTCTGGACCGCATCCGGGGCTCGCTCGAAGAGGCGGGGCTCGCGGCGGTCGAACTCGGAGGAGTGCAGCCCAATCCCCGGCTCTCCCTGGTGGAGGAGGGCATCGCCCTCTGCCGCCGGGAGGGTGTGGACCTGATCCTCGCCGTGGGGGGCGGCAGCGTCATCGACTCCGCGAAGGGCATCGCCCTCGGCGTCCCCTACGACGGCCCCGTGTGGAACTTCTACGACGAGACGGCCGTTCCCGAAAGGGCCCTGCCCGTGGGAGTGGTGCTCACCATTCCCGCCGCGGGAAGCGAGACGAGCCCCACCTCGGTGGTGACCAACGAGAAGGGGTGGTACAAGCGGAGCTGCAAGGGCACGATCCTCCGCCCCCGCTTCGCCCTGCTCAACCCGGAACTCACCTTCTCCCTCCCCGCGGACCAGACGCGCTACGGCGCCATGGACATGCTGGCCCACGTGCTGGAGCGCTACTTCACCAACGACCGCGACGTGGAACTCACGGACCGGCTCTGCGAGGGCACCATGAAGACCATCCTCGCCAACCTCCCCCGGGCGCTGGCGAAGCCCGACGACTACGCCGCCCGGGCGGAACTCATGTGGAGCGCCACCAACGCCCACTCGGGCATCCTCGACACGGGACGCCTCGGCGACTGGGGCTCCCACAAGATCGAGCACGAACTCTCCGCCATCTACGACGTTCCCCACGGGGCAGGGCTCGCGGCGGTCTTTCCGGCGTGGATGCGCTTCGTCCTTTCCCACGACGTGCCCCGATTCGCCCAGTTCGCCCACCGGGTGATGGACGTAGACATGAATCCCTTCGACCTGGAGGACACCGCCCTGGAGGGCATCCGCCGCCTGGAGGCGTGGATCCGGGGCTGCGGCCTGCCCCTCACCCTGGCGGAGCTGGGCGTCCCCGCGGACCGTCTGGAGGAGATGGCCGCCAAAGCCGTGGAGAAAGGGCCGGTGGGGGCCTTCGTCCCCCTCGGCAAGGACGAGGTGCTCGCCATTCTGAATTCGCTGCGGTAA
- a CDS encoding ABC transporter ATP-binding protein, whose protein sequence is MKPTAKNDRIPAPEERLLLEIRDLVIHYETDDGTVHAVENLDLRLKRGETLGFVGETGAGKTTTALGIMRLIPSPPGVIKSGKILFEGEDLLEKSEAEMRAIRGDKIAMIFQDPMTSLNPVMTMGKQIAEVVKLHRKVSEKEALAIAGDMLELVGIPRERIHEYPHQFSGGMKQRVVIAIALVCDPSLLIADEPTTALDVTIQAQVLNLMKKLKQQFSASMILITHDMGIVADICDTVAIMYAGRVVEYADKASLFTCPVHPYTVGLFDSVPDLEDDKEELNVIPGLMPDPMDLPQGCTFHPRCRFAVEACRLEKPAMREVAPGHFVACPVRAKMLREHPEKNAGNEGEN, encoded by the coding sequence ATGAAGCCGACAGCGAAAAACGACCGCATTCCCGCGCCCGAGGAACGTCTTCTTCTGGAAATCCGGGACCTCGTGATCCACTACGAAACCGACGACGGCACGGTGCACGCCGTGGAAAACCTGGATCTCCGGCTCAAGCGGGGCGAGACCCTCGGGTTCGTCGGAGAAACGGGAGCCGGAAAGACCACCACGGCCCTCGGCATCATGCGCCTCATTCCCTCCCCTCCGGGAGTGATCAAATCGGGAAAGATTCTTTTTGAAGGCGAGGATCTCCTGGAGAAGAGCGAGGCGGAAATGCGCGCCATCCGGGGGGACAAGATCGCCATGATCTTCCAGGATCCCATGACCAGCCTCAATCCGGTGATGACCATGGGAAAACAGATCGCGGAGGTCGTCAAACTCCACAGAAAGGTCTCGGAGAAAGAGGCCCTCGCCATCGCGGGAGACATGCTGGAACTCGTGGGCATACCCCGGGAGCGCATCCATGAATATCCCCACCAGTTTTCCGGAGGCATGAAACAGCGGGTGGTCATCGCCATCGCCCTGGTGTGCGACCCGAGCCTCCTGATCGCGGACGAACCCACCACGGCGCTCGATGTGACCATTCAGGCCCAGGTGCTGAACCTGATGAAAAAGCTCAAGCAGCAGTTCAGCGCGTCCATGATCCTCATCACCCACGACATGGGCATCGTGGCGGATATCTGCGATACCGTGGCCATCATGTACGCCGGACGGGTGGTGGAATATGCGGACAAGGCATCCCTCTTCACCTGTCCCGTGCATCCCTATACAGTGGGGCTCTTCGACTCCGTCCCCGACCTGGAGGACGACAAGGAGGAGCTCAACGTCATTCCCGGACTGATGCCGGATCCCATGGACCTTCCCCAGGGCTGCACCTTCCATCCCCGGTGCCGTTTCGCGGTGGAAGCCTGCCGTCTGGAGAAACCCGCCATGAGAGAAGTCGCGCCGGGGCACTTCGTGGCCTGTCCGGTACGGGCGAAAATGCTCCGGGAGCATCCGGAGAAGAACGCCGGAAACGAAGGGGAGAACTAG
- a CDS encoding ABC transporter permease yields the protein MLRYVVRRILFLIPVFLGVTFCVFTLLYLTPGDPARMVLGDLATEKAVQEFRDKEGLNDPFLVQFGSYVYKAATKGDIGRSYITKRPVMEEILTAFPYTIKLSALSMLISILIGIPCGILSAIRQYSIFDVVTMIFAMIGLSMPVFWLGLLLILLFSVQLHWLPSSGFDTWQAMILPSLALSAQAISIITRMTRSSMLEVIRADYIRTARAKGQKESVVIWVHALYNALIPVVTVCGLQFGVLLAGAILTESIFAIPGIGRLMVESIKMRDYPVVQGGVLFVAITFSLVNLFVDLVYAYLDPRIKAQYK from the coding sequence GTGCTACGCTACGTCGTTCGACGCATCCTGTTTTTGATACCTGTTTTCCTGGGGGTGACGTTCTGCGTTTTCACGTTGCTTTATCTCACTCCGGGAGACCCCGCACGAATGGTCCTCGGGGATCTGGCGACGGAAAAGGCCGTGCAGGAATTCCGGGACAAGGAGGGGTTGAACGATCCCTTTCTGGTGCAGTTCGGAAGCTACGTCTACAAAGCGGCGACCAAGGGGGACATCGGGCGCTCCTACATCACGAAACGCCCCGTGATGGAGGAAATCCTGACGGCCTTCCCCTACACGATAAAGCTGTCAGCCCTGTCCATGCTGATCTCCATTCTCATCGGCATCCCCTGCGGCATTCTCTCCGCCATCAGACAATATTCCATCTTTGACGTGGTCACCATGATCTTTGCCATGATAGGGCTCTCCATGCCCGTTTTCTGGCTGGGGCTCCTGCTGATCCTCCTCTTCTCCGTGCAGCTTCACTGGCTTCCCTCATCGGGATTCGACACGTGGCAGGCCATGATACTGCCTTCCCTGGCCCTTTCCGCCCAGGCCATTTCCATCATCACCCGCATGACCCGCTCCTCCATGCTCGAAGTCATCCGGGCGGACTACATACGCACCGCCCGCGCCAAGGGTCAGAAGGAATCCGTCGTCATCTGGGTGCACGCGCTGTACAACGCCCTGATTCCCGTGGTGACCGTCTGCGGCCTCCAATTCGGCGTGCTCCTCGCGGGAGCCATCCTCACGGAATCCATTTTCGCCATTCCCGGCATAGGGCGCCTCATGGTGGAATCCATCAAAATGCGTGATTATCCCGTCGTACAGGGAGGCGTGCTCTTCGTGGCGATAACCTTCAGCCTGGTCAATCTCTTCGTGGATCTCGTCTACGCCTATCTGGATCCGCGGATCAAGGCACAGTACAAGTAG
- a CDS encoding ABC transporter ATP-binding protein has protein sequence MKTTQETTPYIDVRGLKKYFSTKRGTLHAVDDVDLFINRGETLGLVGESGCGKSTLGRCLIRLLEPTAGEIRVNAEDGKGTDITGLGKAKMKEMRKKLQIVFQDPYASLNPRLPVWELIAEPLRVNSFCKSKEDMQKRIRYLMDVVGLAERLENTYPHELDGGRRQRIGVARALALEPEFIVLDEPVSALDVCIQAQILNLLHRLQKEFSYTYLFISHDLSVVKHVSDRIAVMYLGKIVETGEYRELFRKPLHPYTQALLSAIPVAKLNVAREQILLEGDVPSPVNPPPGCRFMPRCHYAQEICSRELPKLREHEPQHFVACHFTGNLQPKTK, from the coding sequence ATGAAGACGACACAGGAAACCACTCCCTATATCGACGTACGGGGGCTGAAGAAATATTTCTCCACCAAGCGCGGCACGCTGCATGCGGTGGATGACGTGGACCTCTTCATCAATCGGGGGGAGACCCTGGGGCTCGTGGGGGAATCGGGCTGCGGCAAATCGACGCTCGGACGCTGCCTGATCCGTCTTCTGGAGCCCACCGCGGGAGAGATCCGGGTGAACGCCGAGGATGGCAAGGGGACGGACATCACCGGTCTGGGAAAAGCGAAAATGAAGGAGATGCGCAAAAAACTCCAGATCGTTTTTCAGGACCCCTACGCTTCTTTGAACCCTCGTCTTCCCGTGTGGGAACTCATCGCGGAACCTCTCCGGGTGAACAGCTTCTGCAAGAGCAAGGAGGACATGCAGAAACGCATCCGATATCTCATGGACGTTGTGGGGCTTGCGGAACGCCTGGAAAACACCTATCCCCACGAACTCGACGGAGGACGCAGGCAGCGTATCGGCGTCGCGCGAGCGCTTGCGCTGGAACCCGAGTTCATCGTTCTCGACGAGCCCGTGTCGGCCCTTGACGTCTGCATCCAGGCCCAGATCCTGAACCTGCTCCACCGCCTGCAGAAGGAGTTTTCCTACACCTATCTCTTCATCTCCCACGACCTGAGCGTGGTCAAGCACGTTTCCGACCGGATCGCGGTCATGTACCTCGGAAAAATCGTGGAGACGGGAGAATATCGGGAACTCTTCAGAAAGCCCCTGCATCCCTACACGCAGGCGCTTCTTTCGGCGATTCCCGTGGCGAAGCTCAACGTGGCGCGGGAACAGATTCTTCTGGAGGGCGATGTGCCGAGCCCCGTGAATCCTCCTCCGGGGTGCCGTTTCATGCCCCGCTGCCATTACGCCCAGGAAATCTGTTCCAGGGAGCTGCCGAAGCTCCGGGAACACGAGCCGCAGCATTTCGTCGCGTGCCATTTCACAGGCAACCTGCAGCCGAAGACAAAATGA
- a CDS encoding phosphoenolpyruvate hydrolase family protein gives MARWNKADLLTRFREMAERRIPIIGGGAGTGMSAKWEEAGGIDLIVIYNSGKYRMAGRGSLAGLLAYGNANDIVLEMAREVLPVTKKTPVLAGINGTDPFVIWDVFLRQLLDLGFAGVQNFPTVGLIDGVFRANLEETGMGYALEVEAIRRAGEMGLLTTPYVFSAEDAAAMAAAGADILVCHMGLTTKGSIGAATAKTLPQCAELIDAWAEAALRVRKDVLVLCHGGPIAEPEDAAFILRTCKHVHGFYGASSMERLPVEKAIKAQTEAFKNISF, from the coding sequence ATGGCAAGATGGAACAAGGCGGACCTTCTGACGCGCTTCCGCGAGATGGCGGAGCGGCGGATTCCCATCATCGGCGGCGGCGCGGGAACAGGCATGTCCGCCAAATGGGAGGAGGCGGGAGGCATCGACCTCATCGTCATCTACAACTCCGGCAAGTACCGCATGGCCGGGAGGGGCTCCCTTGCGGGGCTGCTCGCCTACGGCAACGCCAACGACATCGTGCTGGAAATGGCCCGGGAAGTGCTCCCCGTGACGAAGAAAACCCCCGTGCTGGCGGGCATCAACGGCACGGATCCCTTCGTCATCTGGGACGTTTTCCTTCGGCAGCTCCTCGACCTGGGCTTTGCGGGCGTGCAAAACTTCCCCACCGTGGGACTCATCGACGGGGTCTTTCGGGCCAACCTGGAGGAGACCGGCATGGGCTACGCCCTTGAGGTGGAGGCCATCCGCCGGGCCGGCGAAATGGGGCTTCTCACCACCCCCTACGTCTTCTCCGCCGAGGACGCCGCCGCCATGGCCGCCGCGGGAGCGGACATCCTCGTCTGCCACATGGGGCTCACCACCAAGGGAAGCATCGGCGCCGCCACGGCGAAGACGCTGCCCCAGTGTGCGGAACTCATCGACGCCTGGGCCGAGGCGGCCCTGCGCGTCCGCAAGGACGTGCTCGTCCTCTGCCACGGCGGCCCCATCGCCGAGCCCGAGGACGCGGCGTTCATCCTCCGGACTTGCAAACACGTGCACGGCTTCTACGGCGCCAGCAGCATGGAGCGCCTTCCCGTGGAAAAGGCCATCAAGGCCCAGACCGAGGCCTTCAAGAACATCAGCTTCTAG
- the pepT gene encoding peptidase T gives MYSTLERFLNYVTYDTQSTDEAAGVPSTPGQMVLAEVLAKELEQLGVQDVVVTENAYVTGSLPSNIADPAKRKKVPAIGFIAHLDTATEVTGKNVKPRVVKGYDGGDVILNEAEGQVLSPRDFPFLKDCVGKDLVVTDGNTLLGADNKAGIAEIMGALDYLVAHPEVEHGTVKVAFTPDEEVGHLAKLLDIEAFGADFAYTLDGGPLGELCYENFNAANATVEIRGRAVHPGKSKGLMLNAITLAQEFNALFPPAETPSTTENYEGYYHCMEMRGVVEHMTLKYLIRDHDAEKFEARKDFMRKAIRWMNEKYGEERFSLSMSDQYRNMREKLKERMDIVETAMDAMREIGVEPRIIPMRGGTDGAALSWRGLITPNLFAGGYNHHGRFEFIPVQSMEKATEMVLKILELYVRRSENA, from the coding sequence ATGTATTCTACGTTGGAGCGCTTTTTGAACTATGTTACGTATGATACCCAGTCCACGGATGAAGCTGCGGGGGTGCCCAGCACTCCCGGCCAGATGGTGCTGGCGGAGGTTTTGGCGAAGGAACTCGAGCAGCTCGGCGTGCAGGACGTTGTGGTGACGGAGAACGCCTATGTCACGGGCTCTCTTCCCTCCAACATCGCGGATCCCGCCAAGCGGAAAAAGGTGCCCGCCATCGGCTTCATCGCGCACCTCGATACCGCCACGGAGGTGACGGGAAAGAACGTGAAACCCCGGGTAGTGAAAGGCTACGACGGAGGAGACGTGATTCTGAACGAGGCGGAAGGACAGGTGCTTTCGCCGCGGGACTTTCCCTTTCTGAAGGACTGTGTGGGGAAAGATCTCGTGGTGACCGACGGCAACACCCTGCTCGGAGCGGATAACAAGGCGGGAATCGCGGAGATCATGGGCGCGCTGGACTATCTCGTCGCGCATCCCGAGGTGGAACACGGCACCGTGAAGGTGGCGTTCACTCCCGACGAAGAGGTGGGACACCTGGCGAAGTTGCTCGACATTGAGGCGTTCGGTGCGGACTTTGCCTACACCCTTGACGGAGGACCTCTGGGGGAACTCTGTTACGAAAACTTCAACGCCGCCAACGCCACCGTGGAAATCCGGGGGCGGGCGGTGCATCCGGGGAAATCCAAGGGATTGATGCTGAACGCCATCACCCTGGCCCAGGAATTCAATGCCCTTTTCCCCCCCGCGGAGACCCCGAGCACCACGGAAAACTATGAAGGCTATTATCATTGCATGGAAATGCGCGGGGTAGTGGAACATATGACGCTGAAATACCTCATCCGGGATCACGACGCGGAGAAGTTCGAGGCCCGGAAGGACTTCATGAGAAAAGCGATACGCTGGATGAACGAGAAATACGGAGAAGAGCGCTTTTCGCTCTCCATGTCGGATCAGTACAGAAACATGCGGGAGAAACTGAAGGAGCGCATGGACATCGTGGAAACCGCCATGGATGCCATGAGAGAGATCGGGGTGGAGCCCCGGATCATTCCCATGAGGGGCGGTACCGACGGAGCCGCGCTTTCCTGGCGGGGGCTGATCACGCCGAATCTTTTCGCGGGGGGCTACAATCACCACGGACGCTTCGAATTCATTCCGGTGCAGTCCATGGAGAAAGCCACGGAGATGGTGCTGAAGATTCTCGAACTCTACGTTCGCCGGAGCGAAAACGCCTGA
- a CDS encoding Tm-1-like ATP-binding domain-containing protein encodes MTTKKAYVVGTCDTKYEDLAYVRDLIAAQGVPTLLVDVGIRAPRGKPDVTNREVAAFSPTDPNFLDTADDRGRAVADMAAAFAAFLASRTDVGGVLGLGGSGGTSLVCTGLRTLPIGVPKMMVSTVASSNVAPYVGPNDICMLYSVTDVAGINRISRVVLANAAHALAGMIQNPVPEGQDRPALGMTMFGVTTPCVDMVRKALETEYDCLVFHATGTGGQSMEKLADSGLLAGVLDITTTEVCDLLMGGVFPCTEDRFGAVIRTRTPYVGSVGALDMVNFGARDTVPERYRDRLFHVHNPQVTLMRTTPEENRRMGEWIAERLNRMEGPVRFLLPEKGVSMIDAPGLPFYDPEADAALFETLKANVVQTPSRQLVSLPHNINDPEFAAALVAAFREIA; translated from the coding sequence GTGACGACGAAGAAAGCTTATGTAGTGGGAACCTGCGACACCAAGTACGAGGATCTCGCCTACGTGCGGGATCTCATCGCGGCCCAGGGCGTTCCGACCCTGCTGGTGGACGTGGGCATCCGCGCCCCCAGGGGAAAGCCCGACGTGACCAACCGGGAGGTGGCGGCCTTCTCGCCGACGGACCCAAACTTTCTCGACACCGCCGACGACCGCGGGCGCGCCGTGGCGGACATGGCCGCCGCCTTCGCGGCCTTTCTCGCGAGCCGCACCGACGTGGGGGGCGTCCTCGGCCTCGGCGGCTCCGGAGGCACCTCCCTGGTCTGCACGGGCCTGCGCACCCTCCCCATCGGCGTGCCCAAGATGATGGTCTCCACCGTGGCATCGAGCAACGTGGCCCCCTACGTGGGCCCCAACGACATCTGCATGCTCTATTCCGTGACGGACGTGGCGGGCATCAACCGCATCTCCCGGGTGGTGCTCGCCAACGCCGCCCACGCTCTGGCGGGCATGATCCAAAACCCCGTTCCGGAGGGACAGGACCGCCCAGCCCTGGGCATGACCATGTTCGGCGTCACCACCCCCTGCGTGGACATGGTGCGCAAGGCCCTCGAAACGGAATACGACTGCCTGGTCTTCCACGCCACCGGCACGGGAGGCCAGTCCATGGAGAAGCTCGCCGACTCGGGGCTCCTCGCGGGCGTGCTGGACATCACCACCACGGAAGTGTGCGACCTGCTCATGGGAGGCGTCTTTCCCTGCACGGAGGACCGCTTCGGCGCGGTGATCCGCACCCGCACTCCCTACGTGGGCTCCGTGGGCGCCCTGGACATGGTGAACTTCGGCGCCCGGGACACCGTTCCCGAGCGCTACCGGGACCGCCTCTTCCACGTGCACAACCCCCAGGTGACGCTCATGCGCACCACCCCCGAGGAAAACCGCCGCATGGGCGAATGGATCGCGGAGCGGCTCAACCGCATGGAGGGGCCGGTGCGCTTCCTCCTCCCCGAGAAGGGCGTCTCCATGATCGACGCGCCGGGCCTTCCCTTTTACGATCCCGAGGCGGACGCGGCCCTCTTCGAGACCCTGAAGGCCAACGTGGTGCAGACTCCGTCGCGACAACTCGTCTCCCTGCCGCACAACATCAACGATCCCGAGTTCGCCGCCGCTCTCGTGGCGGCCTTCCGGGAGATCGCGTAG